The genome window TACGGCATATCCCACGACCGGCACGTCGCCGGGATGCGGCGCCTGGCGCAGGCCGCCCATGATCACGGCGCGCGCATCGCCGTGCAGATAGCGCACGGCGGTCTGAACCTCGGCCTTCTGAGCAAGAAGGAAGGCGTCGCCCTGGCCCCGTCTGAGATCGAAGGCCACCGCTGGCCGCACCGCGCCATGACCGGCGATGAGGTGTGGGGGCTGGTCGCGGCTTTCGCTGCCGCCGCCGCCCGCGTCAAAGAGGCCGGCTTCGATGCCGTCCAGCTCCACGGCGCCCACGGCTACCTGATTAGCCAGTTCCTATCGCCGCTCATGAACAAGCGCACGGACGAGTGGGGCGGCTCGCCGGAGAACCGCCGCCGCTTTGCCGTCGAAGCGCTGAAGGCGGTGCGAAAGGCGGTCGGGGCCGACTACCCGGTCATGGTCAAGATCGGGCTGCGCGACCGGGCTGACGGTGGCCTCACCCTCGATGAAGGGCTGGCGGCGTTGAAGGCGTTGACCGACGCCGGGCTCGACGCCGTCGAGATCAGCACCGGCTTTGGGGGACGCTCCGCCGCCGAGAGGCCCGAGGCCCCCGAACACGTCTACTTTCGCGACGACGCCGTGGCCGCGCGGCGCGCCGTCGATATCCCGCTCATGCTCGTCGGCGGCATACGGCGGTTTGAGACAGCCCGCGAGATCATCAAGAGCGGCGACGCCGACATGGTGTCGCTGGCGCGGCCGCTGATTCGAGAGAGCTCCCTCATCGCCCGCTGGCGGGACGGCGACAGGGCGCCCGCGAAATGCCTGAGCTGCAACAAGTGCTTCAGCTTCGGCATGCGCGGCGAGCCTCTCGAATGCGGTGAGGAGTACCGACTGCGACAGGAAGCGGCCGCCGGCGGCGCCGCAGACGCTTAGCGAGTTGGCGCCGTCGCAGCAGAGCGCTTCGAGGCCTCCGCGCCTGCGTGTCTGAGAGGCTGAGGGTCTTAACCCTCAGAACCGTCCAAGCCGGCACAGCGATGACATACCGCCCGGTACCGCCGGCCGAAAACGCGATAGAGGAGCACAACGATGACTGACGCCGTAATCTGCAACCCCGTGCGCACACCCGTCGGACGCTACGGCGGCGCGCTCAGAGACGTTGACGCCGAGACCCTCGCGTCCATCGTCGTCGCCGCCGTCCTCGAACGCAGCGGGCTTGACCCGTCGTTTATCGACGACTGCATCTTCGGCCAGTGCTACCCCAACGGCGAGAACCCCGCCATCGGGCGCCTCGCCGCCCTCCGCGCCGGCTTGCCCGTCGACGTGCCCGGCTTCCAGCTCGACCGCCGCTGTGGCTCCGGTCTCCAGGCGATCTGCCTCGCCGCCATGGAGGTGCAGACGGGCGTAGCCGATGTCGTCCTCGCCGGCGGCGTCGAGAGTATGAGCAACGCCGAGTTCTACGTCATCGGTACCCGCTGGGGACCCAACCGCGGCAACCTCACCCTCTACGACCGGCTCGACCGCGGCCGCGTGACCGCGGGAAGCGCCCGCTACATCGTCGAAGGGGGCATGCTGGAGACGGCGGAGAACCTGCGAAAGCAGTACAACATCCCGCGCGAGGAGCAGGACGAGTACGCCCTCCGCTCCCATCAGCGCGCCGTTGCCGCCTGGGATGCCGGCAAGTTCGACGCCGAGACGGTGCCCGTGCCCGTCACGTCGCGAAAGGGCGAGACGACGATGGTGACACGCGACGAGCACCCGCGCGCCGACACATCGCTCGAGAAGCTGGCGGCCCTGCGGCCCATCCGCGCCCGCATCGATCCCGAGTCCACCGTCACCGCCGGCAACGCCAGCGGCGAGAACGACGCCGCCGCCTGCTGCATCGTCACCTCGTCGGAGAAGGCGGTCGAACTGGGCCTGCGGCCCATGGGCAGGCTGCTCGGCTGGGCGGCCGCGGGCGTCCATCCGGCGTATATGGGTATCGGGCCTGTCCCCGCAACAAAGAAAGTGCTCGATCGCCTGGGGATGAGCCTGAAGGACATGGACCTCATCGAGCTGAACGAGGCGTTCGCCGCCCAGGTTCTCGCCGTGACCCGCGAGTGGGGCTTCAAGGAGAGCGACTTCGACCGGACGAACGTGAACGGCTCCGGCATCTCCATCGGGCACCCCGTAGGCGCGACAGGAGCGCGTATAATGGCTACGTTGCTCCACGAGATGGAGCGCCGCGACGCCCACCTGGCGCTGGAGACGATGTGCATCGGCGGCGGGCAGGGCATCGCCGCGGTCATCGAGCGCGTCGTCTGACAGGCGGCAGAGGCAAATGGGGGTCGGGCGGGCAGGATGCCGCGTCCTTCAGGGCGCGGCGCCGGAAACCGCCGTCATCGAGCGCGTCAGATGGTCGATGCTGGCGGCGGAAAAAGCCGTGGCGTTGGAGGAGTAGGATGACCTCGTTCCGTCGCACGAAGATTGTCGCCACGCTTGGCCCCGCAACCGATGACGAAGCCGTGCTGCGACGCCTGCTCGAGTCCGGCGTCGATGTCGTCCGCCTCAACTTCTCCCACGAGGACCGCGCTGCCCACGGCCGTCGCATCGCCCTGGTCCGGCGCATCGCTTCCGAGCTGGGGCGCGTGGTTGCCGTGATGCAGGACCTCCAGGGGCCGCGCATTCGCGTGGGCGAGATGGCCGGCGGCAAGCCCGTGCGGCTAAAGGCGGGCGAGCGGCTCGACATAAGCGCGCGCCCCGTCGAAGGGACGGAAAGCGTCATCTCCACCAGCTACGAGAAGCTCCCCCAGGTCGTCCGGCCCGGCGATCCCGTCCTTCTCAACGATGGTCTGCTCCAGCTCCGCGTTACCGCCGTCCACTCCGACCGTGTCGAGACCGTTGTCGTTCAGGGCGGCGTGCTCTCGGCCCGCAAGGGCGTCAACCTGCCGCAGTCCACCATCGACGCGCCCGCCCTGACCGCGAAAGACCGCGACGACCTGCGGTTCGGGCTGGAGCAAGGGGTCGATATGGTGGCCCTCAGCTTCGTGCGGCGCCCTCGGGACGCCGACCCGGCGCGCAGGCTGATGCGGGAGCGCGGCGCCAGGGTTCCGCTGCTCGCCAAGATCGAGAGGCCGGAGGCGCTCGACGCCCTCGACGGCATCCTCGGCGCGTTCGACGGCGTGATGGTCGCGCGCGGCGACCTTGCGATCGAGGTGTCGCCCGAGAAGGTACCGGTGGAGCAGAAACGCATCATCGAGCGGGCAAACATAGTGGGGAAGGCCGTCATCACGGCCACCCAGATGCTGGAATCGATGACGCGCAACCCCACGCCAACGCGCGCCGAGGCGTCGGACGTCGCGAACGCCGTGCTCGACGGCAGCGACGCGGTCATGCTCAGCGCCGAGACGTCGATAGGGCGCTACCCCGTCCTCGCCGTCCAGGCCATGGACCGCATTATCCGGCAGGCGGAGACGCTCCCCGTGAGCGCGCCCGTCTCCCGTCGCCGTGGCCGCGGCCATGCCGTCGCACGCGCCGCCGCCACCCTTGCCGTCGAGGTCGATGCCCGCGCTCTTGCCGCCTACACGCGCTCCGGGCGGACGGCGCGCACCCTCTCGAAACTGCTCCCGCCGCTGCCGATCTTCGCCCTCACCGACCGCGAGGCGATGGCGCGACAGCTTGCTCTCTGGCGCGGTGTCTATCCCCTATTTGTCGAGGGCACAGAGCATATCGAGGAGGTGACGGCCGAGATCGACCGCGAACTGGGGCGCAGGCAGTTGCTCGCGCCCGGCGACCTCGTGGTCATCGTCGGCGCCGCCCCACAGGCGCCTGCCGGCGAGACGAACTTCATCCGTCTCGTGGCTATCTCCTGACGTCCGGCAAGAGAGGAGTGCAGAGGAGCACCCCTCTGCCGGGGGTTTCAGGGGGTGTCCCCGGAAAAGATCTCTCGCGGGTGGGAGGGCCCGCCTGCAGGCAGGCAGGTGGGAAGAAGAGCGCTCATGTTACGGCGACATCGTCGCACGCTGTCCCTTGGCCCGGACGTCCGCTCTCGAAGGAACGGCTGCCTCGGGGAAGTGCACACGGCGGCGTAGCTCGGATTCGCCCTCCCCGCTATAATTGGGCGTATGGAAAGTCCTTCTCTTGCCCGGCAGCTGGAGTCGATCTTCAACCCCGGCCCGGTCGCCGTGATCGGCGCTTCTAACACCCCCGGCAAGTGGGGGTTCAACATCTTCAGCCGCGTCATCGCCTCGGCCGCCGTCCGGCAGGTCTACCCGGTGAACAGCCGCGCCCGCGACGTTCTCGGTGTTCCGGCCTATCCGAGCATCCTCGATATCCCCGGTCCCGTCGAGCTGGCGATAATCGTCGTCCCCGTCGAGAGCGTCCCGCTGGCCATGCAGCACTGTGTGCAAAAGGGGGTGAAGGCGGCCGTCGTCATCACCGCAGGCTTCGGCGAAGTGGGGGAGGAAGGCAAGGCGGCGGAGCGCGAGATCGTCAGGATCGCCCGCGAGGGCGGGCTCCGGTTCGTCGGCCCGAATTGCATGGGGCACTTCAGCACCGCGAGCAAGCTCTTCACCACCGGCGAGGTGGGCGAGAACGCGATACGCGAGGGGCCCATCGCCTGCGTTTCCCAGAGCGGCAACTTCGGTGGCTACATCCTCCGCCGCGGCGCCGAGATGGGCGTCGGCTTCAGCAAGTTCGTCAGCACGGGCAACGAGGCCGATCTGCACCTGGAGGACTACATTGAGTACCTGGCGCAGGATGAGCAGACGAAGGTGATAACCACCTACGTCGAGGGGCTGCGGGACCGCCGTCGCTTCTTCACCCTCGCGAAGGAGGTGACGCGGCGCAAGCCCATCGTCGTCATGAAGGTGGGGCGGACGCCGCAGGGGGCGCAGGCCGCGTGGTCGCACACGGCGGCCCTTGCCGGCGAAGACGCGGTGCACGACGCCGCCTTTCGCCAGTCGGGGGTTATACGCGTGGAAGAGATCGACGAGATGTTCGATGTCGCCGTTGCGCTTATTGGGCAGCCACGGCCGCGCGGCCGTCGCGTCGC of Dehalococcoidia bacterium contains these proteins:
- a CDS encoding NADH:flavin oxidoreductase; translated protein: MPDPFDPLTIGQMSIPNRFMRSATWDSTATDDGEVTDDSVRIIRGLAEGGVGLIVTGYAYVSDEGKAAGRQYGISHDRHVAGMRRLAQAAHDHGARIAVQIAHGGLNLGLLSKKEGVALAPSEIEGHRWPHRAMTGDEVWGLVAAFAAAAARVKEAGFDAVQLHGAHGYLISQFLSPLMNKRTDEWGGSPENRRRFAVEALKAVRKAVGADYPVMVKIGLRDRADGGLTLDEGLAALKALTDAGLDAVEISTGFGGRSAAERPEAPEHVYFRDDAVAARRAVDIPLMLVGGIRRFETAREIIKSGDADMVSLARPLIRESSLIARWRDGDRAPAKCLSCNKCFSFGMRGEPLECGEEYRLRQEAAAGGAADA
- a CDS encoding acetyl-CoA C-acetyltransferase, which translates into the protein MTDAVICNPVRTPVGRYGGALRDVDAETLASIVVAAVLERSGLDPSFIDDCIFGQCYPNGENPAIGRLAALRAGLPVDVPGFQLDRRCGSGLQAICLAAMEVQTGVADVVLAGGVESMSNAEFYVIGTRWGPNRGNLTLYDRLDRGRVTAGSARYIVEGGMLETAENLRKQYNIPREEQDEYALRSHQRAVAAWDAGKFDAETVPVPVTSRKGETTMVTRDEHPRADTSLEKLAALRPIRARIDPESTVTAGNASGENDAAACCIVTSSEKAVELGLRPMGRLLGWAAAGVHPAYMGIGPVPATKKVLDRLGMSLKDMDLIELNEAFAAQVLAVTREWGFKESDFDRTNVNGSGISIGHPVGATGARIMATLLHEMERRDAHLALETMCIGGGQGIAAVIERVV
- the pyk gene encoding pyruvate kinase, which translates into the protein MTSFRRTKIVATLGPATDDEAVLRRLLESGVDVVRLNFSHEDRAAHGRRIALVRRIASELGRVVAVMQDLQGPRIRVGEMAGGKPVRLKAGERLDISARPVEGTESVISTSYEKLPQVVRPGDPVLLNDGLLQLRVTAVHSDRVETVVVQGGVLSARKGVNLPQSTIDAPALTAKDRDDLRFGLEQGVDMVALSFVRRPRDADPARRLMRERGARVPLLAKIERPEALDALDGILGAFDGVMVARGDLAIEVSPEKVPVEQKRIIERANIVGKAVITATQMLESMTRNPTPTRAEASDVANAVLDGSDAVMLSAETSIGRYPVLAVQAMDRIIRQAETLPVSAPVSRRRGRGHAVARAAATLAVEVDARALAAYTRSGRTARTLSKLLPPLPIFALTDREAMARQLALWRGVYPLFVEGTEHIEEVTAEIDRELGRRQLLAPGDLVVIVGAAPQAPAGETNFIRLVAIS
- a CDS encoding CoA-binding protein, translated to MESPSLARQLESIFNPGPVAVIGASNTPGKWGFNIFSRVIASAAVRQVYPVNSRARDVLGVPAYPSILDIPGPVELAIIVVPVESVPLAMQHCVQKGVKAAVVITAGFGEVGEEGKAAEREIVRIAREGGLRFVGPNCMGHFSTASKLFTTGEVGENAIREGPIACVSQSGNFGGYILRRGAEMGVGFSKFVSTGNEADLHLEDYIEYLAQDEQTKVITTYVEGLRDRRRFFTLAKEVTRRKPIVVMKVGRTPQGAQAAWSHTAALAGEDAVHDAAFRQSGVIRVEEIDEMFDVAVALIGQPRPRGRRVAILTGGGGFGVVATDACVRLGLEMATLPPETLETLDRQLPPRWSHGNPVDMAGTSDMSYFCLGTLLKSPAVDAVLGISCVGYPSGPAPERIEDPVTRKLAEHASAMAQAEAGLVDGLVERVWRYGKPLLLADAPAGRRSPAVLALQEKGIFVYPTPERAAKVLGHLVRYGEYLADTNG